One Coriobacteriia bacterium DNA window includes the following coding sequences:
- a CDS encoding glycosyltransferase codes for MDIAVLIPAHNEAAAIAETVQTAFLIPGVTRVVVVDDGSEDETDQRAEAAGAKVVRIFGNMGKGAALEAGAMRIENADIILLLDGDLGQGASQAELLLEPLLAGRADMTVSLAPSAARNAGLGWAEGLARWGIRRLAGENVDFRVPLSSQRALTNRCLEAVRPFSAGYGVEVGVTVRALRAGFRIEEVETGMTGKPGGKNLQGLITRGRRLVHVGLALTKLARKSRRHDPRGKRA; via the coding sequence TTGGACATCGCCGTCCTGATCCCCGCCCACAACGAGGCTGCCGCCATCGCCGAGACAGTGCAAACAGCCTTTTTGATCCCGGGTGTCACGAGAGTCGTCGTCGTTGACGACGGGAGCGAGGACGAGACGGACCAGCGAGCCGAGGCGGCCGGTGCCAAGGTAGTCCGGATTTTTGGCAACATGGGCAAAGGCGCGGCGCTCGAAGCCGGCGCGATGCGCATCGAAAACGCCGACATCATACTGCTGCTTGACGGCGATCTGGGACAAGGAGCATCGCAGGCCGAGCTGCTCCTCGAGCCGTTGCTGGCCGGTCGAGCCGACATGACAGTCTCGCTGGCCCCGAGTGCCGCCCGCAACGCAGGTCTCGGCTGGGCGGAAGGACTGGCTCGCTGGGGAATTCGACGACTGGCGGGCGAAAACGTCGACTTTCGAGTCCCACTCTCCAGTCAGCGGGCTCTCACGAACCGCTGCCTCGAGGCGGTCAGGCCATTCTCGGCCGGGTACGGGGTGGAAGTCGGTGTGACGGTGCGAGCACTTCGGGCGGGGTTTCGGATCGAGGAAGTCGAGACCGGAATGACCGGTAAGCCCGGCGGAAAGAACCTGCAAGGGCTCATCACTCGAGGGCGCCGGCTCGTGCACGTCGGCCTCGCGCTCACGAAACTCGCCCGGAAGTCTCGGCGACACGATCCGCGAGGCAAGCGCGCCTAA
- the murJ gene encoding murein biosynthesis integral membrane protein MurJ, with the protein MDSLATARRRRTISKPSIARSTALMSTATLLSRGTGFLRMWATAFALGATGLMSSYTVANNLPNMMYELVAGGIISSLFIPTFMEIRQTRDEASAWRFTSHVFNLAMLGLGLLAIIGTVFPGPFIWTQTFRMSTAEASGVVEPATFFFRFFAIQVVLYGLGSVTTAVLNSQRRYLWPAIGPIFNNLIAIATMIAFVAFKGDSRIAYIVLGVGTTLAVAVMFGIQIPALRKSGWRHSWGLGFDDPALRKMLQLAVPTLVYTLTNLVAVSFMNASAFAVSPKGPSVLIYAWIFYQLPYGIFAVALATAIFTELAETAGKKDMAGFKDTFSRGLRATGVIMLPMSALLIALASPLVSMYRVGAFTAADVPLVASALRFWAIGLIFYATTMFLLKAFYSLRDTKTPMVINLTLTVIQIGLYTLLSTGIGGWKGIGINGIPIGDTIFFILMCTVLGVALRKRIGSFDFAGIASTFLRMGAASAIAGLVAWGITIPLASLAGGVPGALLQIAVGGAAGITVALTLGHWFGVKEVSVATDLFRRAGSRLRKS; encoded by the coding sequence GTGGATTCTCTTGCGACAGCAAGAAGGAGGCGGACCATCAGCAAGCCATCGATCGCCCGCTCAACCGCGCTCATGTCGACTGCGACCCTGCTCTCGCGCGGTACAGGCTTCCTGCGCATGTGGGCAACCGCCTTTGCGCTCGGAGCTACGGGGCTCATGTCGTCCTACACCGTCGCAAACAACCTCCCCAACATGATGTATGAGCTGGTTGCCGGCGGAATCATCTCTTCCCTGTTCATCCCAACTTTCATGGAAATCCGGCAGACCAGAGACGAGGCGTCCGCTTGGCGTTTCACGAGCCACGTGTTCAACCTGGCCATGCTGGGCCTCGGGCTGCTGGCGATCATCGGCACGGTGTTTCCCGGGCCGTTCATCTGGACGCAGACATTCCGAATGTCGACCGCAGAAGCCTCGGGCGTGGTCGAGCCCGCGACGTTCTTCTTCCGATTCTTCGCAATCCAGGTTGTCTTATACGGTCTTGGATCCGTGACCACCGCGGTGTTGAACTCCCAGCGACGCTACTTGTGGCCTGCGATCGGGCCGATCTTTAACAACCTCATCGCGATCGCCACAATGATCGCCTTCGTAGCGTTCAAGGGTGACTCGAGGATCGCTTACATCGTGCTGGGTGTCGGCACAACGCTTGCGGTCGCCGTCATGTTCGGGATTCAGATACCCGCCCTGCGAAAGAGCGGCTGGCGCCACTCTTGGGGTCTCGGGTTTGACGACCCGGCTCTTCGCAAGATGCTGCAGCTCGCCGTGCCCACACTCGTCTATACCCTCACCAACCTAGTCGCCGTCTCGTTTATGAATGCGTCAGCGTTCGCCGTTTCGCCCAAGGGCCCGTCGGTCCTCATCTACGCATGGATCTTCTACCAGCTTCCCTACGGGATCTTCGCCGTTGCGCTGGCGACAGCGATCTTCACCGAGCTCGCCGAGACGGCAGGCAAGAAGGACATGGCCGGCTTCAAGGACACGTTCTCGCGGGGCCTGAGGGCCACCGGCGTCATAATGCTGCCGATGTCAGCGCTCCTCATTGCGCTGGCAAGCCCTCTCGTCTCGATGTACCGTGTTGGCGCGTTCACAGCCGCCGATGTCCCGCTGGTGGCAAGCGCCCTGCGCTTCTGGGCGATCGGCCTCATCTTCTACGCGACCACCATGTTCCTGCTCAAAGCGTTCTACTCGCTCAGAGACACGAAGACGCCGATGGTCATCAACCTGACGCTGACTGTCATCCAGATCGGTCTCTACACGCTGTTGTCGACCGGAATCGGTGGCTGGAAAGGTATCGGGATCAACGGCATCCCGATCGGCGACACCATCTTCTTCATCCTCATGTGCACGGTTCTCGGCGTTGCGCTGCGCAAGCGGATCGGAAGCTTCGATTTCGCGGGCATCGCGAGCACCTTCCTGAGGATGGGCGCCGCCTCTGCAATCGCGGGCTTGGTTGCCTGGGGCATCACCATCCCGCTTGCATCACTGGCCGGAGGGGTTCCGGGGGCGCTTCTGCAGATCGCTGTGGGAGGTGCGGCAGGGATCACGGTCGCACTCACCCTAGGACACTGGTTCGGCGTGAAGGAAGTCTCCGTCGCCACCGACCTGTTCAGGCGCGCGGGGTCACGACTGCGGAAGTCTTGA
- a CDS encoding CTP synthase: protein MATKHIFVTGGVVSSLGKGITAASLGRLLKARGLKVTIQKLDPYLNVDPGTMSPFQHGEVFVTDDGAETDLDLGHYERFIDESLTRDCNVTAGSIYQTIITRERRGDFLGGTVQVIPHVTNEIKERINRLAEQTQPDVILTEVGGTVGDIESLPFLEAIRQLKKDKGRENVCYIHVTLVPYIAASSELKTKPTQHSVKELRSIGIQPDFIVCRSDRPIDVGIRRKIALFCDVDPGAVISAIDARSIYEVPRNIAAQGLDEMVIERLGLKCGAPDMREWDAFVTHSAMMADEVNIALVGKYVQLPDAYLSVNEALDHAGIFHNHKVHVQWVDAESLTPEEVDQILSKMDGILVPGGFGVRGIEGKIRAACYAREGKVPYLGICLGMQVAVAEFARHVAGFEGANSAEFDPATPHPVIDLMREQQDVHDMGGSMRLGTYPCSVIPGTKGYAAYGDELIYERHRHRYEVNNAYRDQLTEAGLVISGLSPDGTLVEMVELADHPWFVGNQGHPEFKSRPTRPAPLFRDFVGAAVAFKNRRQ from the coding sequence ATGGCAACCAAGCACATCTTCGTGACCGGAGGCGTCGTCTCATCGCTTGGGAAGGGGATTACCGCCGCTTCTCTCGGCAGGCTGCTCAAGGCTCGCGGGCTCAAGGTGACGATCCAGAAGCTCGACCCGTATCTCAACGTCGATCCGGGCACCATGAGTCCGTTTCAGCACGGCGAGGTGTTCGTCACCGATGACGGTGCCGAGACCGACCTCGACTTGGGCCACTACGAGCGATTCATCGATGAGTCGCTCACCCGAGACTGCAACGTCACGGCCGGCTCGATCTACCAGACTATCATCACTCGCGAGCGCCGCGGTGATTTTCTCGGCGGCACGGTCCAGGTCATCCCGCATGTCACCAACGAGATCAAGGAGCGCATCAACCGTCTTGCCGAGCAGACCCAGCCCGACGTCATTCTGACGGAGGTCGGCGGTACGGTGGGCGACATCGAGTCGCTGCCATTCCTTGAGGCGATCCGCCAGCTCAAGAAGGACAAGGGCCGCGAGAACGTCTGCTACATCCACGTGACCCTCGTGCCTTACATCGCCGCATCGAGCGAGCTGAAGACCAAGCCCACTCAGCACTCGGTCAAGGAGCTGCGCTCGATCGGTATTCAGCCGGACTTCATCGTCTGCCGCTCGGACAGGCCGATCGACGTGGGGATCAGGCGCAAGATAGCGCTGTTCTGCGACGTGGATCCGGGCGCGGTCATCTCGGCGATCGACGCCCGCAGCATCTATGAGGTACCGCGCAACATCGCCGCCCAGGGACTCGATGAGATGGTGATCGAGCGTCTCGGCCTCAAGTGCGGCGCGCCGGACATGCGCGAGTGGGACGCCTTTGTCACTCACTCAGCGATGATGGCCGATGAGGTCAATATCGCGCTCGTGGGCAAGTACGTGCAGCTGCCTGACGCGTATCTGTCGGTCAACGAGGCGCTCGACCACGCCGGCATCTTTCACAACCACAAGGTGCACGTTCAGTGGGTGGACGCTGAGTCGCTCACGCCCGAAGAGGTCGATCAGATTCTCTCGAAGATGGACGGGATCCTCGTCCCGGGTGGGTTTGGCGTGCGGGGCATCGAAGGCAAGATCCGGGCGGCCTGCTATGCGCGCGAGGGCAAAGTGCCCTACCTCGGTATCTGTCTCGGCATGCAGGTGGCTGTCGCCGAGTTCGCCCGGCACGTTGCCGGTTTTGAAGGCGCCAACTCGGCGGAGTTCGATCCGGCGACTCCGCATCCGGTCATCGACCTCATGCGCGAACAGCAGGATGTGCATGACATGGGTGGCTCGATGCGTCTCGGAACCTATCCCTGCAGTGTGATTCCGGGCACCAAGGGCTACGCGGCGTATGGCGACGAACTCATCTATGAGCGCCACCGCCACCGTTATGAGGTCAACAACGCCTACCGCGATCAGCTCACGGAGGCGGGTCTGGTCATCAGTGGCCTGTCCCCCGACGGCACACTTGTCGAGATGGTCGAGCTTGCCGACCATCCGTGGTTCGTCGGCAACCAAGGCCACCCGGAGTTCAAGAGCCGGCCAACCCGCCCCGCCCCGCTCTTCCGCGATTTCGTCGGTGCGGCAGTGGCGTTCAAGAACCGTCGGCAGTAA
- a CDS encoding M20/M25/M40 family metallo-hydrolase — protein sequence MSDERLLSTFLDLARIDSPSRSEARVAAYCATALVAAGCTVHFDDSAQATGSDTGNLIAELTGDAPGVLALSAHMDCVEPCLGVEPVIVDGVISSAGETILGADDKAGLAVAIEVIRRLAESGRPHPTVKALFTVQEEVGLTGAKTLRAEDAASDLCLVLDAAGPAGSIIVAAPTHYTFTAEFLGRACHAGVAPELGVSAIRMAADAITRMQLGRLDGETTANIGSVHGGTATNVVAERCIVTGECRSLDPGRVEDVRAATDAALYAAANEAGGGVEIRWIREYGGFRVADDNEKLSLVLAACRAAGLTPRVESTGGGSDANVLATMGIEVLALGCGMTDVHSTRETLAIADMAGLARLLESLATSLSEKAH from the coding sequence GTGAGCGACGAGAGGCTGCTTTCCACGTTCTTGGACCTTGCGCGGATCGACAGCCCCTCGCGCTCTGAGGCGCGCGTTGCCGCCTACTGCGCGACCGCGCTCGTCGCGGCCGGCTGCACCGTGCATTTCGACGACAGCGCGCAAGCGACCGGGTCCGATACCGGCAATCTGATCGCGGAGTTGACCGGCGACGCGCCGGGGGTTCTCGCGCTTTCGGCGCACATGGACTGCGTCGAGCCATGTCTCGGTGTCGAGCCGGTCATCGTCGATGGCGTGATCAGCTCGGCAGGCGAGACAATCCTTGGGGCCGACGACAAGGCCGGACTTGCGGTGGCCATCGAGGTCATCCGGCGTCTCGCCGAGAGCGGCCGCCCGCATCCGACGGTCAAGGCGCTGTTCACTGTCCAGGAGGAAGTCGGTCTCACCGGCGCCAAAACGCTTCGTGCCGAGGATGCCGCCAGTGATCTGTGCCTCGTGCTCGATGCGGCCGGTCCCGCGGGAAGCATCATCGTGGCGGCGCCGACCCATTACACCTTCACCGCCGAGTTTCTCGGGCGCGCCTGCCACGCAGGCGTGGCTCCGGAGTTGGGCGTGAGCGCGATCCGCATGGCGGCCGACGCGATTACTCGCATGCAACTCGGGCGTCTGGACGGGGAGACGACCGCCAACATCGGTTCGGTCCACGGAGGTACGGCCACAAACGTCGTGGCAGAGCGATGCATCGTGACTGGAGAGTGCCGTTCGCTCGATCCCGGCCGCGTCGAAGATGTCCGGGCTGCGACGGATGCCGCCTTGTATGCGGCCGCGAATGAGGCCGGAGGCGGCGTCGAGATCCGGTGGATCCGCGAGTACGGCGGATTTCGTGTCGCCGATGACAACGAGAAGCTTTCGCTGGTCTTGGCCGCATGTCGCGCTGCGGGCCTCACACCGCGGGTCGAAAGCACGGGCGGCGGGTCCGACGCCAATGTGCTCGCTACGATGGGAATCGAGGTTCTTGCCCTGGGGTGCGGGATGACCGATGTGCACAGCACACGGGAGACACTCGCGATAGCCGATATGGCCGGGCTCGCGAGATTGCTGGAATCACTCGCGACCAGCCTTTCCGAGAAAGCGCATTAG